The Montipora capricornis isolate CH-2021 chromosome 3, ASM3666992v2, whole genome shotgun sequence genome window below encodes:
- the LOC138042115 gene encoding NLR family CARD domain-containing protein 4-like, whose amino-acid sequence MHVLVSSPPVIFLVTFATKDQVSRIWKPAPYWSILGKECRARVSSQFSGRLCALYNNLSQVKITPWDADNTVHIDEIYTQLCWLRADKMPSGIRQDKLADYCEIFKGNRRKPNPDRILVYGRPGIGKSTFAQKISIDWARGKKEILKKFDLLLMIPLRNVCDSETFHDMLKAAKVFPVEDQKLTDSLHSYILQHKERVLLVLDGFDEYSTRTTSPVFEIWKGDELRECIVILTTRPIRGDEVKLFSDVQFQIKGFDTTEIKEFSIKFLENQQEVEVFLKYIEKHKLEGIAEIPLLLLMLCLVWKEKDREGLPESRVYLYSNFIQALCNHMAGKDGDGTVSSIKDYNAELIQIGELAFNALLAGSLEFDFEHLPSEFMNSVLIRVGVIQIVKLFSARPKKVVAFLHKSIQEFLAAWFVIHTLIPSTKNSLSCMTAIDSTDKAYALKLCSYANI is encoded by the exons ATGCATGTACTTGTTAGCAGCCCGCCAGTCATATTTCTCGTTACATTTGCCACCAAAGACCAGGTTTCCAGAATATGGAAGCCTGCTCCTTATTGGTCAATTTTAGGAAAGGAATGCAGAGCTCgagtgagcagcc AATTTTCAGGTCGTCTGTGTGCACTGTACAACAACTTGAGCCAGGTTAAAATCACTCCGTGGGACGCTGACAACACCGTTCACATCGACGAAATTTACACCCAGTTGTGCTGGCTTAGAGCTGACAAGATGCCTAGCGGAATAAGACAAGACAAACTCGCAGACTACTGCGAAATTTTTAAAGGGAATAGAAGAAAGCCTAATCCAGACAGAATTCTCGTTTACGGTAGACCAGGAATTGGGAAGTCTACCTTTGCACAGAAGATTTCCATTGATTGGGCAAGAGGCAAAAAAGAAATTCTCAAGAAGTTTGACCTCCTTCTTATGATTCCATTGCGAAACGTCTGCGACAGTGAAACGTTCCATGATATGCTAAAAGCTGCCAAGGTGTTTCCCGTTGAAGATCAAAAATTGACTGACAGTCTCCATAGCTACATTCTTCAGCACAAAGAAAGGGTCTTGCTGGTTTTGGATGGCTTTGACGAGTACAGTACAAGAACAACATCACCAgtttttgagatatggaaaGGCGATGAGTTGAGAGAGTGCATCGTTATCTTGACAACGCGACCAATAAGAGGAGATGAAGTGAAACTCTTCAGCGACGTTCAGTTTCAAATCAAAGGGTTCGACACTACTGAGATCAAAGAGTTTTCAATTAAGTTTCTGGAGAATCAGCAAGAAGTTGAAGTTTTTCTTAAGTACATTGAGAAGCATAAACTGGAGGGCATAGCAGAAATACCTCTCCTTTTACTAATGTTATGTCTAGTCTGGAAGGAAAAGGATCGAGAAGGGCTACCAGAGTCTAGAGTATACCTTTATAGCAACTTTATCCAAGCACTCTGTAATCACATGGCGGGGAAAGACGGTGATGGAACAGTGAGTAGTATCAAAGACTACAACGCCGAACTTATTCAAATTGGAGAACTGGCTTTTAATGCTCTTTTAGCAGGCTCACTAGAATTTGACTTTGAACATCTTCCAAGTGAATTTATGAACAGCGTATTGATCCGCGTTGGAGTTATTCAGATTGTTAAACTATTTAGTGCAAGGCCAAAGAAGGTTGTTGCTTTTCTTCACAAATCCATTCAAGAGTTCCTGGCAGCTTGGTTTGTAATTCACACACTTATTCCCTCTACAAAGAACAGCCTTTCATGCATGACTGCAATTGATTCCACTGACAAAGCTTACGCCTTAAAGCTTTGTTcgtatgcaaatatttaa